In Leptodactylus fuscus isolate aLepFus1 chromosome 2, aLepFus1.hap2, whole genome shotgun sequence, one genomic interval encodes:
- the ADAMTS1 gene encoding A disintegrin and metalloproteinase with thrombospondin motifs 1, which produces MRCVLYLLPCMAALVYARIVLGVSMEEELVVPVKQDTGMDGKVLYRVDAFGEALTLELEHDPSFLAKDFRLQFVGKPKPTGEDPVEPLTNLADCFYSGTVNGDPSSSAALSLCAGISGAFFYRGEEYFIQPSNHTLTMASSNTMVLHLVSKRSRAKAKCGVTDISQPQLDAEQPQPRQPMALPGSGSSRKKRFVSSPRYLETMLVADQSMAEFHGSNLKHYLLTLMSVAAKLYKHPSIRNSISLVVVKILVIYDEQKGPEVTSNAALTLRNFCSWQKQHNPPSDRHAEHYDTAVLFTRQDLCGAQTCDTLGMADVGTVCDPSRSCSIIEDDGLQAAFTTAHELGHVFNMPHDDAKQCAGYNTENKDSHMMASMLSNLDRHEPWSPCSAYMITSFLDNGHGECLLDKPSRPIQLPSDLPGTLYDANKQCQFTFGEESRHCPDAASTCTTLWCTGVSGGLLVCQTKHFPWADGTSCGEGKWCLKGKCTEMTDKKHYETPIHGGWGAWGPWGECSRTCGGGVQYSVRECDNPVPKDGGKYCEGKRVQYRSCNVQDCPENNGKTFREEQCEAHNDISKRPGSGPNVEWTPKFAGVRPKDRCKLVCRAKGTGYFFVLSPRVADGTACSPDSTSVCIQGQCVKAGCDRVIGSNKKFDKCGVCGGNGNTCKKVSGTFTKARPGYHDVITIPAGATNIEVKQRNSRGSMHDGSYLAVKAADGTYILNGDYTLTTLEQDISYNGNFLTYSGSTASLERIRSFKPLREPVTIQVLTVGDSQRLKIKYIYFVKKPAQPEKPLNKKKESFNAIQETILSEWVIGEWGECSKTCGLGWQRRSVECKDLRGHPSKDCPNELKPDDVRSCADIPCPQWQLGEWSSCSKTCGKGFRKRLLKCVSYEGSNLPQDNCDPLKKPKHLIDFCTISNCS; this is translated from the exons ATGAGGTGTGTGCTGTATCTGCTGCCCTGCATGGCAGCCTTGGTCTATGCCCGGATTGTCCTAGGTGTATCAATGGAAGAAGAACTGGTGGTGCCAGTCAAGCAAGACACTGGCATGGATGGCAAGGTGTTATACCGTGTGGATGCATTTGGTGAAGCCCTCACCTTGGAGTTAGAGCATGACCCAAGCTTCCTTGCAAAGGACTTTCGTCTGCAGTTTGTGGGTAAACCCAAGCCAACTGGAGAAGACCCCGTAGAGCCTCTGACCAACCTGGCTGACTGCTTTTATTCTGGCACTGTCAATGGGGATCCTTCTAGCAGTGCAGCCCTGAGTCTCTGTGCAGGGATCAGTGGAGCATTTTTTTACCGAGGGGAAGAGTATTTCATCCAGCCCAGCAACCATACTCTGACCATGGCTTCTTCCAACACTATGGTTCTGCATCTGGTGAGCAAGAGGAGTCGAGCCAAGGCAAAGTGCGGAGTGACTGACATCTCCCAACCACAGCTGGATGCAGAGCAGCCACAGCCCAGGCAACCTATGGCACTACCAG GCTCAGGAAGTTCACGGAAGAAGAGGTTTGTCTCCAGCCCCCGTTACTTGGAGACCATGCTGGTGGCCGACCAATCTATGGCCGAATTTCACGGGAGCAATTTAAAGCACTATCTCCTTACCCTCATGTCAGTGGCTGCCAAGCTCTACAAGCATCCCAGCATCCGTAACTCCATCAGCCTGGTGGTCGTGAAGATCCTGGTCATCTACGATGAGCAGAAGGGACCCGAAGTGACTTCCAACGCCGCCCTGACGTTGAGAAACTTCTGCAGCTGGCAGAAGCAACACAACCCACCCAGCGACCGCCATGCAGAACATTACGATACAGCCGTCCTGTTTACAAGACAG GATCTTTGCGGAGCTCAGACATGTGATACCCTTGGGATGGCCGACGTTGGAACCGTGTGTGATCCAAGTCGCAGTTGCTCTATCATCGAAGATGACGGCTTGCAAGCCGCTTTCACCACAGCCCATGAACTAG GTCACGTCTTTAATATGCCGCACGATGATGCCAAACAGTGCGCCGGATACAACACCGAGAACAAGGATTCCCATATGATGGCGTCCATGCTGTCCAATCTGGATAGACACGAACCGTGGTCTCCTTGTAGCGCGTACATGATCACGTCCTTCTTGGATAATGGGCATG GGGAGTGCTTATTGGACAAGCCCAGCCGACCCATCCAACTTCCATCAGATCTCCCTGGAACGCTGTATGATGCCAATAAACAGTGCCAATTTACATTTGGAGAGGAATCCAGACATTGTCCAGATGCCGCCAGCACGTGTACGACCTTATGGTGCACCGGAGTCTCTGGAGGACTACTCGTCTGCCAAACTAAACACTTCCCCTGGGCTGATGGAACCAGTTGTGGGGAAGGGAAGTGGTGTCTAAAGGGCAAATGCACAGAGATGACAGACAAGAAACACTATGAG ACTCCCATACATGGTGGTTGGGGAGCCTGGGGTCCATGGGGAGAATGCTCCAGAACTTGTGGTGGTGGAGTCCAATACTCTGTCCGGGAATGTGACAACCCAGTGCCAAAAGATGGCGGAAAATACTGTGAAGGCAAAAGAGTTCAATATCGTTCCTGCAACGTCCAAGACTGCCCTGAAAATAATG GAAAAACATTCAGAGAGGAGCAATGCGAAGCTCACAATGACATCTCCAAGAGACCTGGAAGTGGACCCAATGTTGAATGGACACCTAAATTTGCAGGAGTCCGTCCAAAAGATCGTTGCAAGCTTGTATGCCGTGCAAAGGGCACTGGATACTTCTTCGTGCTCAGTCCCAGG GTAGCCGATGGCACTGCATGTAGCCCCGACTCTACCTCTGTATGCATCCAAGGCCAATGTGTCAAGGCCGGCTGTGACCGTGTGATTGGTTCCAACAAGAAGTTCGACAAGTGCGGAGTATGCGGAGGAAATGGAAACACCTGCAAGAAAGTATCTGGGACGTTCACTAAAGCAAG ACCTGGGTATCATGATGTTATTACCATCCCCGCTGGGGCAACCAACATCGAAGTCAAGCAACGCAACAGTAGGGGATCCATGCATGATGGCAGCTACTTAGCTGTGAAGGCAGCCGATGGCACCTATATCCTCAATGGCGACTACACATTGACCACATTGGAACAAGATATTTCCTACAATGGCAACTTTTTGACATACAGTGGTTCTACCGCATCACTAGAAAGAATCCGCAGCTTCAAGCCATTGAGGGAACCCGTCACCATACAGGTCCTCACGGTGGGAGACTCCCAAAGACTGAAAATCAAGTACATTTATTTTGTCAAGAAACCAGCTCAACCAGAAAAGCCTTTGAATAAAAAGAAAGAGTCCTTCAATGCCATACAAGAAACCATTCTCTCCGAGTGGGTTATCGGAGAATGGGGTGAATGCTCAAAGACTTGTGGATTAGGCTGGCAGAGAAGATCCGTAGAGTGCAAAGACTTAAGGGGTCATCCTTCCAAAGACTGCCCTAATGAGCTCAAGCCAGACGACGTCCGGTCATGTGCAGACATTCCCTGTCCCCAATGGCAATTGGGAGAGTGGTCCTCATGTTCTAAGACCTGTGGGAAGGGTTTTAGAAAGAGACTCTTGAAGTGCGTGTCTTACGAGGGTAGCAACTTGCCCCAAGACAACTGTGACCCTCTAAAGAAACCAAAACATCTAATAGACTTTTGTACTATTTCCAACTGCAGTTAA